tttttattgtaaagaacAAGAGACTGGTACAGAAATTTTTTGACGTCGATACAACAAGACGGCAGCAATTGCTGACCCGTTAAGCAATAACCTAGGGACGTGcctaatcgctgcattgcacgcatttttgtacgtgcaatgtgatcatcaaaCTTACCGGACGGCTTAAAGAGCACTTGTAAAATCCACATTCTAGGACTTCCAAGACTTAAGTTCAGTTTCCAATTTGCAGGCCCACGGCGCTAAAAAGGCCAAGATCGTCTACAATTACGAGGTTATCTTCTCGCGTCACTCCAAAACTGTGGGCAGCAGAAACATTTCCGTGATCCAGGACGAGGTGATCATGTTGTTGGGGAATTATCATGAGGCTGATTGGTGTTATGTAATATACCACACTCTACTTCCAGGTCATGAAACTCGACTCCATATTGACAGGGTACGTTGCGAGAGTTTTATACAACACAGTGATTAATATTTAACACTTAATTATAAGGTGGCTACCCTATAAAACAATACATCCACACTTCTTTAGACACCAATGTCAGCAAATTGTTCACTCATTGAAATATCCAAACTCCACCCACTTGCAAACCAACTCTCCGGCCACGGACTCCACTCCACTGCACTCAAATGTAGTCCCCATTTTACATCACAGTCTTTTTTGAAATACCTGGCGGCTTCATTGCCAAACGACTCAAAAAGTATTCCCGCGGCTACCAGGAGGCTGACTTTTACCAAAATATTCCCCACTCTGTCGACCAGTTTTTCACCAAATTGTCCTCATTTTTTCCCAAATTTCATGGCTTGGCGCATGACGAAGAAGGAGGTGTGGCACTTCTTTATGTGCAGGGCAGTACATTTACTTGGAAAACATATTCCGGAACTTCACCAAACCGACATCCGCCGATATCAAAATTGGGTTCCTCAAAAAAGAAAAGTACCCGGCAGCCGACCAAATCATGTTTCAAATAAGTGGAATGAAAGTATTTGAAAGGTAGCACTTTTAGGTCCACCAACCTGACGAATCGTGTCACACCCTCTACAAGTCGGACGGACGCCAACTGGACAAGCATACTATCAGGGACGGTGAGAGGTCTTTGTCATTTCAGAGTTGCAAAAGTTTTTTCTGCAAGACCACAAGTTGGGGGACGGAAGGAGGCGGAAAATATTGGCAGAGTTAAGGGAAATGCTCACTCTTTTGAAGGCCCAGTCAACATGGCACTTTGTTTCGAGTTCGGTAATAATCGCCTACGAGAACGAGAACGTGTCCAATTGGAGTGAGGGACAGGTGGCTGTCCACATCATTGACTTTTCCCACGCTTCTCCTGCCCAGTCGAAGGACATTTATTCAATCAATGGGTTggctaatttaattaatttcatttcgaATTTATTCGATTTGATTTAATCAGACTCAATCACTATTCTTTCATTTCAAACAAATTCACTAATACATCTCCTAATTTGATTATTCTAATTACTGTTTGTTCAAAAAGATTACATCTAATTTATCcaccaaataaaaaacaagaatatagTTAGATTGCATTTAGTTAACGGAATTACTAAATTAATGTATGTAAAGCAGAAGAACTGATGGCGATCCAGTTTCCCCTCACTGCAAAAAAAAAGTTAGATTGCAATTCTACATTTTTCAAATTTCCCATTCCTTTCCCaaagaattaattttattttaacactTTCCAGATAATTTCTggataaataatattgaaaacgCCCAAAGATATATCAAGATATTCTGAGAAACTCATATAACGTACACtctaatttgaaataataaataaagcaagtttgttcaaattttttttttaagaaacaagtacagtaaaacctctcgaatccgccgattttgggaccgaccaaaaaatcggcggattcgagaaatcggcggattcgagaggcaatttaaataatattttatagttgaAACATGAACTCACAATATAGATTAagtatttcttttcatatacaaatgactgaatacataaaattatttatattcaaaaaaatcagaaattttattttttttaattgattttcttagCATTTCCCCAATTCGCATAATATTTTCATGATCATCTATATCTGCATTTATCTAAGAAGCATAAGTTTTAATGATCTCTAGAGCTCTGAAGGCTTCTGAGAGATCAACTTTTTTCTCATTTGATTCCTCTTCAATCATTGTTTCCtaagtataattattaaataaaatcactaaCTGATTGAACTTTTTTTGACTGTAATGTACTAGCTTGTTCAGATTTGTCTAAAAATTCGATTAGCTCTTCATTTTCAGTATATCCGTAATCAACAAATTCACTATAAGATATTGGATCGTCAATttgaaatttcttaattatttcttcataattattttcttagTTCTTAGATTCACTGTTGATTGTGATTGTTTCACATTTTATCCATTGTGCATGACGGAAACAATTTTTGATGGTCGTAGGAGTAACTTTATTCCAAGCGAAGAATGTTAATATCGCAGCAGTTTTAAGGGTGATTCCATTAATTGCATTCTGACAATTTTCCCCTGCCTCAACCTTTTcgattatatcatttattttcaaattggtaAATTCGGCTTTAAAGCATTTTATAATTCCTTGATCCATTGGTTGTAAGAGCGAAGATGTTCTAGAAGGcaaaaaaagaatttcaattGAGTTTAACGTGACAATAATTTGATGAGATGGACATTGATCTATTAcaagtagaatttttctttttttcttcgcaagttCACAATCAAAATCACTGAGCCACTTGTTAAAAATTTCACGGTTCATCCATGCCTTATTGGAATGGGTGTAggtaacatattttccaatgttgaaatttttaaaacaccTTGGACTTTTGAATCTTCCTATCATTACAGGCCTTCTTTTATCGGAACCAGAACAATTTGCACATAATAGTAACGAAAATCGATCCTTCGACAACTTTATTCCAGGCCGTGATTTAGTGCACACACTTTTGGAAGGAATCGCCTTGTAAAAAACACCAGTTTCATCTGCATTATAAACATTGTCCAATCCATATTGTTCAATTTTTAAACtcattgtttcattaaaatcagtAATAGATTTTTCATCATGATTTACTGATCCACTGTCTCCGTGAAATTTTCTTAACTTGATACCATTTCGTAATTTAAACTTTTCTAGCCACCCACGACTTGCTTTAAATTCtggaaaattttttcaaaatttaagagCTTTTGCAATTAACATCGAATCTGATAGAATTGCTCCACTAGATTCCATTAAGTTAATCCATGTTATCATCGCtacatcaatttcattaaatttgagttttggaattctcgttatgtttaattttttgatgTCAGTCCTATTCAAAAGGTCCGATTTTGATTTAAGGTCGTTTATAGTTCtcggagaaattttcttttttaaccgtgaagaaaaaatcctggaaatttgaggtgcagaaacgaatgggttgtcagaaatataacgtagtatagaaattttttcgttgataGAAAGTCTAACACAACGAcgcatcacaaaaatacaatttaacgtgtaatgagaattttaaaatgttaattaatttaacttacaattagataaaaaaattatttttcataatacttgaggagcggattcgagaaacaagcggattcaagaatcattcataggaaatttcaaatttttgattaaaacaagcggattcgagaagcggcggattcgagaagcggcggattcgagaagcggcggattcgagaagcagcggattcgagaggtttcactgtatttaattacaagttaattaattaaaagcttcatGGACGGTTTGttcaaattgttttttatttgtatcaaaGCATTCCACGTGTATCATCTTTTATGagattttgttttcaatatttttcataagGTTTTCAGAATTATAACAGCATTCGTTCGGCTTTATCTCCTACTGATTGGGACAAGACACATAAACCCTTTAGCTGGTGGAAATCGTATGTTTACTGATCTAAACATCTACATTTCAGTGGACAATTTCTTTCACACTGGTATTTAGGTTTATAACAAAATAAGTTTTCATCTATTTGCACAAGTTATTCTCGAGAacagttaaatataaaaaaaattaatagtcaatGTTATTAAAACAATCCTGAATCCTCTGCTCGAGAAAGTCGAATTGTTGAGTAATATGCCGCTGAGTCATCTCAGAATGATTGTCAAACTTGAAGTTGGAAATGTTGCCAAGAATGTGAGGTTGATCGAGAGAATGGCGAATAATGTTCCACGTGAGCTTTTTAGTACTGGTGACGGCCTTGGATGTTCTTGAGCATGGCGACAGTCTTGTAGAAAGGAATTACCTGTGCGAGTGAGTGCGAAGGAGACCTATCGTATTGTTAGTAACTATTCTGCCGTAGTAACCAACTCTTTGATAATAAAAGGAGGGACCTTGCCGACTAATTGGATGACTCCAGTTCTTACTCCTCCCGTAGAGTGTCAATGTTGAATTTAGCTAAAATAGTTACGAAATTGTACAAAATCTtacacagaaaatacaaaacggaGAAAAGATGAGTCCTATTGCACAAATAAtggcttttattatatttttagatcAAGGACGGGGATGCAGTGCTCGACGACCCGGCCATAATTGGAGTGTGCTGCAGTGTATTCTATGACTGGTTGGTGAAGGAGGGAGAAAGGAAATGTGTATTAATCGACATTCAGGGAGTGGAGATGACTACTCCCAGTCACACATCTGCTCTCCTCTAGCTTTGAATGTGCCCAACACATTTCTCAATGAGAGCACTCTCAGTGACCACTCGGTGATGGCACTTCTCTCCACCCAACGGGACAAAGATGTGTTGCCACTGCGCTTCCAAGTGGAGCACGTGGTGTTGGTGGGGTATtcggggagagtgagagagagttggacACTCTGGTGACACTCGCAAATGCATTCGGAAGGGTTGATCACCCCCTCTACCTCAGTACTTTAGTCGGGACACTCACCACACCATTTCCTACGTTTGAGTGTTGTAAGCTCCGTTTTGTTTGAGTTTACGGATAAAACAATTCAGAAAATACGTGTCAAAGTTCGTTGAGAATGTACTAAAGTGTTTAAATATCCTCGGAAACCGAATAAATCAGGGGTGCCAAACTCATTTCGCAAGAAAAACTAAATTATTCAATCATCGCCCTTTAATTTTGGTGAGAGCTGCTTCCAGAGGATTGACATCTTTTTTAGATACAATTTTTGAGTCAGGCTGAGCTATTTGTGTAGTTCCGACTTTTATTAAAGAGGATAAATGTTCATCAGTTAGTCTTGTTCTTTGAGCAGTTTTTGTCAATTTcataaatgataaaattatgTCGGAAGACATTCGGCTTGACTTCTTGAGgcgatttctctccttgttcAGGACGGATCTTCTTCGGCTACAAGCAGCGTGAAGTGGACGTTTAGGTATAGCCATTGCTCTTGCTTCCAGAATGATTTTCGAGAAGAAGCCAATGGCCTTGTCGAGAGACCTAAAGTTGCACAGGGTTGAACATAATTAACttctttttaatttacatttttttattttataaacaaatattttatttaataaaatattctatataaattattgtttttatgctGTTGTTGTGCTCGTGATATGGTTGTTTTTATAATTGGGTAATTTTGTGAATAGTCAGAAGACGACGACAATATTGACATCTACCAAGGGAAAACATCTGGCTTATTCATAAaagaatgtattatataatattaacacTATACTAGTACGACAAATGATGTATGGCTTTGGAGATGACAAGAACCCATGTACCCAGTCAGTCACCATGCTCGAAAACCTGATTCAGTTATTTATTACTAACATTGTTATTGATGGCCATTAATTGACTTGTAGACCAGGAGAGCCCTCAAAGTTGGGACACCAGGCAAGGTGACGGTTGATGACATTTTGTTTGTGGTCAGAAATGATCGAGTCAAATATTCCCGCGCGCGGGAATTGCTACATATGCATGCTAAACTCAAAAAGGCACGGAAGGCTTTTGAGGACAATAATTATTcgaatttattaaaatgattttttattttaaattttatttgcggtagaaaatagaatttatgatcattattatttaaatttttgtagAACTTAAAATGATAGAATttagtttaatttatttaattattctttattatgtataaataattaaatattaattcgaTTTAAAGACTACTGAATAAAGTCATAGAACAGTCCGCAAAGGACAAACGGTACGAGATGACTGAAAAGTTCGCCAGAAAACTAAATGCAGAGGTCCCTCTAACAAAAGTATGTGCTTCCCTAAGAAGATTCACAAACCCGGAGAGATTTAAATCGGGTGAGGATAATGCGGCTCCCTTCATCAACAAATTGATAAAGTTCTACGCTGGGATCAGCAACATCCCTTACAGGAAATATGATGGACCATGCTTGAAGTTGTTGAAACTTCGAAAATGTCGGGACATGATAATCCTCACCCATGAGGAGGTGTCTCAGACTATCAGAAATTTAAGAAGCACTGGCTCTTGTGGACCTGACGGAATTCCTACTATTCTGGTGAAAAACGTAGGACAGGTGGCAATATCAGCTCTTTGTCAAATTTACAACTTCTCTATAAACAACAACTCAATACCCACattgtgaaaaatggcacacattcgTCCTATTCTGAAGCCAGGGAGATCAAAAGACAACCCGGCGTCCTACAGGCCAATAT
This portion of the Octopus sinensis unplaced genomic scaffold, ASM634580v1 Contig14403, whole genome shotgun sequence genome encodes:
- the LOC115230074 gene encoding tigger transposable element-derived protein 6-like; the protein is MAIPKRPLHAACSRRRSVLNKERNRLKKSSRMSSDIILSFMKLTKTAQRTRLTDEHLSSLIKVGTTQIAQPDSKILNSTLTLYGRSKNWSHPISRQGPSFYYQRVGYYGRIVTNNTIEFKASRGWLEKFKLRNGIKLRKFHGDSGSVNHDEKSITDFNETMSLKIEQYGLDNVYNADETGVFYKAIPSKSVCTKSRPGIKLSKDRFSLLLCANCSGSDKRRPVMIGRFKSPRCFKNFNIGKYVTYTHSNKAWMNREIFNKWLSDFDCELAKKKRKILLVIDQCPSHQIIVTLNSIEILFLPSRTSSLLQPMDQGIIKCFKAEFTNLKINDIIEKVEAGENCQNAINGITLKTAAILTFFAWNKVTPTTIKNCFRHAQWIKCETITINSESKN